One Gemmatimonadota bacterium DNA window includes the following coding sequences:
- a CDS encoding TM2 domain-containing protein produces MSNEQELREANLAKQDLANGEQLQFDVQFATRRKDPRTALAISIIGGSLGVDRFYIGDVGLGIAKLLTLGGLFIWTIIDWFLIMDAARLNNSELMRQVRDSIVQSRA; encoded by the coding sequence ATGTCCAATGAACAGGAACTGCGGGAAGCGAACCTGGCAAAACAAGATCTGGCGAACGGAGAGCAATTGCAGTTCGACGTACAGTTCGCAACCCGGCGTAAAGACCCCAGAACCGCCCTCGCGATCAGTATCATCGGCGGTTCGCTCGGTGTCGACCGATTCTACATTGGCGATGTTGGCCTCGGCATAGCCAAGCTGCTGACCCTCGGCGGGTTATTCATCTGGACGATCATCGACTGGTTCCTGATCATGGATGCGGCCCGGCTCAACAACAGCGAGCTCATGCGTCAGGTCCGGGACAGCATTGTCCAGTCGAGAGCTTGA
- a CDS encoding DoxX family protein: MTDLGLLIIRIVIGFSMAAFHGWGKISNPGRWAAIGGNMELVGISFLPAFWGFMAGFAEFFCSILVMLGVFFRPATTLLALTMLMAMLRHLSLPADDPASGLNGASHAMELCAVYIALWFAGPGKYSLMPGTTKDQS, encoded by the coding sequence ATGACCGACCTCGGCCTGCTCATCATCCGCATCGTGATCGGCTTCAGCATGGCGGCCTTTCACGGTTGGGGCAAGATTTCCAATCCCGGGCGGTGGGCTGCCATCGGCGGTAACATGGAACTGGTCGGCATCAGCTTCCTCCCGGCGTTCTGGGGGTTCATGGCCGGGTTCGCGGAATTCTTCTGCTCGATCCTCGTGATGCTCGGCGTGTTCTTCCGGCCCGCGACGACGTTGCTCGCGCTAACCATGCTGATGGCCATGCTGCGTCACCTGTCGCTGCCTGCGGACGATCCGGCTTCGGGACTCAACGGCGCATCGCACGCCATGGAACTCTGCGCCGTATACATCGCCCTCTGGTTTGCCGGTCCGGGCAAGTACAGCCTGATGCCGGGCACCACGAAAGACCAGTCCTAG
- a CDS encoding DUF805 domain-containing protein produces MHWYIDVLKKYTVFSGRARRKEFWMFFLFSTIISIFLAVIDEFMGWQFEMDGESLGFLSTLYYLAVIVPYLAVIFRRLHDTERSGWWILIAFIPLVGVLILLVFLILQGTRGENRYGPDPKDAEVAPTW; encoded by the coding sequence ATGCACTGGTACATAGATGTACTGAAGAAGTACACCGTATTCAGCGGAAGAGCGAGGAGGAAGGAATTCTGGATGTTTTTTCTTTTCTCCACGATCATTTCGATATTCCTCGCGGTGATTGACGAGTTTATGGGATGGCAGTTCGAGATGGATGGAGAAAGCCTTGGGTTCCTGAGTACCCTTTACTATCTAGCGGTAATCGTACCCTATCTCGCGGTGATATTTCGACGCCTGCACGATACCGAGCGCAGCGGTTGGTGGATTCTGATCGCGTTCATCCCGCTTGTCGGCGTCCTGATTCTGCTGGTGTTTCTGATCCTGCAAGGAACGAGGGGCGAGAATCGATACGGACCGGACCCTAAGGATGCTGAAGTCGCTCCGACCTGGTAG
- a CDS encoding toll/interleukin-1 receptor domain-containing protein gives MNLVYSYSHKDDHLREGIEKHLALLKAEGLIDEWYDRKILPGQAIHDEVDSNLETADLILLVLSPDFLASPECMRELRIALDLKAKNDALVVVPVIARPCAWKDLEGISGLLAIPTDGKPITKWENEDDALHDIYENIRKIVTHIPFRLKTEFRDDLTQVEFISQHKENIRLDDLFVFPNVKAEFSDRGVNGFEDLWKKNKRLVLKGDDRSGKTVFCRKLLLSEIDKGIPAILISGNDIRSPINHERLIKEVFKEQFNGSFSHWKGKPAKLLIIDDFSHNSHLNFVDFAKDYFERILIVTSEDDFLVYFKDEGRLAGFELLSLRSLGHVNQEILIKKWIGLSNTKDQELSITHGKIDQIEDQLNSIILHNRIVPRYPFYILSILQTFEAFMPQSLQITAYGHCYQALITAQLINIGVSKEDIDSALNFLSHFAFEVFDQSKCSQDQYEQFLKRYQQDFIVKDSVVNRLMRKDSSIIRMRSGGYEFNHPFIYYFLLGHYFARNYEVKKGLIEELARKSYVHDNAYILIFTIHHTQNDELINTMIHSAYAFDSISPATLSTDETRLLEGILEELPERILSNRPVEEERRIEREQRDENEAELEELPPNDGSEEDALNDFYRALKNMEILGQILRNKYGSLPREKLKEVVSFVADAGLRLINIVTDRDTILSFEGYFIEELKSVNIPEDDKQKIQNFLRRQIRTLVFVSIGSLLRKILISIRKPELQKVVDAMCRENGTPAYDLLRILFILETSESLSTQSVKQITDTFSKFEGNRNTVPKRLLSLWLQHYANTHEINYRLREKLFVALGLSYQPNPLKKPRLS, from the coding sequence ATGAATCTTGTTTATAGTTATTCACATAAGGACGATCATCTACGCGAAGGGATTGAAAAGCACCTTGCCCTTTTAAAAGCCGAGGGACTTATCGACGAATGGTATGATCGGAAAATACTGCCGGGACAAGCGATCCATGACGAAGTTGATAGTAATCTGGAAACGGCCGACTTGATATTGTTGGTGTTAAGTCCTGATTTCCTCGCATCCCCCGAATGTATGAGGGAGTTGCGTATTGCGCTCGACCTAAAAGCGAAGAACGATGCCCTTGTAGTAGTACCAGTAATCGCACGACCTTGCGCTTGGAAAGATCTCGAAGGTATATCAGGCCTACTTGCGATACCGACAGACGGGAAGCCCATTACCAAATGGGAAAATGAGGATGATGCACTTCATGATATATACGAGAATATCAGAAAGATCGTAACCCACATACCTTTCCGGCTAAAAACAGAATTCAGGGATGACTTAACCCAAGTTGAATTCATATCACAACATAAAGAGAATATAAGGCTGGATGATCTATTTGTTTTCCCAAATGTCAAAGCCGAATTCAGCGATCGTGGTGTTAATGGGTTTGAAGATTTATGGAAGAAGAACAAGCGTCTCGTTCTGAAGGGAGATGACCGGAGTGGAAAAACCGTATTTTGTCGCAAACTGCTTCTTAGTGAAATCGACAAAGGTATCCCGGCCATACTCATATCGGGTAATGACATCAGGAGCCCGATAAATCACGAACGACTCATAAAGGAAGTGTTTAAAGAACAGTTCAATGGAAGTTTCTCTCATTGGAAAGGTAAACCAGCAAAACTGCTAATCATTGATGACTTTAGCCATAATTCGCATTTGAATTTTGTTGACTTCGCAAAGGACTATTTCGAGCGCATTCTCATTGTGACCTCGGAGGATGACTTTCTTGTCTATTTCAAGGACGAGGGCAGACTTGCCGGTTTCGAGTTGTTGAGTTTAAGATCATTGGGGCATGTTAATCAAGAGATCCTGATCAAGAAATGGATCGGCCTAAGCAACACAAAAGACCAAGAGTTGTCTATCACCCACGGGAAGATAGACCAGATAGAAGATCAACTGAATTCCATTATTCTCCATAACAGAATTGTCCCACGTTATCCGTTCTATATCTTATCTATTCTCCAAACATTCGAAGCGTTTATGCCCCAAAGTTTACAGATCACCGCTTACGGACATTGTTATCAAGCTCTGATTACAGCCCAACTCATCAACATTGGAGTAAGCAAAGAAGATATCGATTCTGCGCTGAATTTTCTCAGCCACTTCGCCTTTGAGGTATTTGATCAAAGTAAATGCTCTCAGGATCAATATGAGCAATTCCTTAAACGCTATCAGCAGGATTTTATCGTCAAAGACAGTGTCGTTAATCGTTTGATGAGGAAGGATTCTTCAATAATCCGAATGCGCAGCGGCGGCTATGAGTTCAACCATCCTTTCATTTACTACTTTCTTCTCGGACATTACTTCGCGAGGAACTACGAAGTAAAGAAAGGGCTGATTGAAGAGCTAGCCAGGAAGAGTTATGTACATGATAATGCGTACATACTGATTTTCACGATTCATCACACGCAGAACGATGAATTAATCAACACCATGATACACAGCGCATACGCATTCGACAGTATTTCACCCGCTACATTAAGTACAGATGAAACCAGATTGTTGGAAGGTATACTTGAAGAACTCCCGGAGAGGATCCTGTCTAATCGACCGGTTGAGGAAGAGCGTAGAATAGAAAGAGAACAGCGAGACGAAAACGAAGCCGAATTAGAAGAACTACCTCCCAATGATGGTTCTGAGGAGGATGCTCTAAATGATTTCTATCGTGCATTGAAGAACATGGAGATTTTGGGTCAGATACTGAGAAACAAGTATGGCAGCCTTCCTCGGGAAAAACTCAAAGAAGTCGTTTCCTTCGTTGCTGATGCCGGGTTGCGTTTAATCAACATAGTCACTGACCGCGATACCATTCTGAGCTTCGAAGGATATTTCATCGAAGAGCTAAAAAGCGTTAACATTCCAGAGGACGACAAGCAGAAGATACAAAACTTTTTAAGGAGGCAAATCCGTACTCTCGTGTTCGTAAGCATAGGATCTTTGTTAAGGAAGATCCTCATCTCCATTCGTAAACCAGAGTTACAAAAAGTAGTAGATGCCATGTGTCGAGAGAATGGCACTCCAGCGTATGACCTACTCCGTATATTGTTCATATTGGAAACTTCGGAAAGCCTTAGCACACAGAGCGTTAAACAGATTACAGATACATTTAGTAAATTTGAAGGAAATCGAAACACAGTCCCCAAGAGACTGCTTTCTCTCTGGCTACAACACTATGCGAACACACATGAAATCAACTACCGGCTACGGGAAAAACTGTTCGTCGCGCTAGGTCTCAGTTATCAGCCAAATCCATTGAAGAAACCCCGATTGAGCTAA
- a CDS encoding DUF3883 domain-containing protein, protein MSSVESAVVPDDYSRRIKDSRNVRGLTQEQFADLVGVSFATVNRWENGQSRPNNLAWQRIVELDNQSRRELLGVPKVSEEESASAYHALDFSADPNAVSAVAEAHRLAYGHLFNTAFATETSLIDPLPHQRIAVYEHMLKQQPLRFLLADDAGAGKTIMTGLYIREMLSRRLIRRILIVPPAGLVGNWEREMSKLFRLRFHILTGADARDGNPFTGPESDLIIVSIDTLAGERTFGRLRETTTEPYDLVVFDEAHKLSANREPDLRIRKTDRYKLAETVAGAGAHDDSWKLYWSTRHLLLLTATPHMGKDFPYYCLWRLLDPDSLSTQDAFERFPNEARQRHFIRRTKEEMVRFDGTPLYPQRQCDTLSYELDKVPGGEQELYDETSDYIRDYYNRAQYLNRSAVRLAMSVFQRRLASSTYALLRSFERRLKKLEGLIQDIRAGRLTEDQLQRNQRKLDRELDDVFETHTADEETSTRDGSEKHEYFEDGAMGGTVAANLAELEAERLKVDGLLRKARALFDSGRESKFETLRQVLGDSKYVDEKFIIFTEHRDTATFLVRRLEGLGFTGQVAQIHGGMPYREREQQVAFFRKTADVGGAGYLVATDAAGEGINLQFCWLMVNYDIPWNPARLEQRMGRIHRYGQQHDPVVIVNMVAGRTREGRVMSTLLDKLEAMRRELDSDKVFDVIGRLFEGVSFRDYLEQAVTGSDPDAPVQQLEGKLTEGQVRALGERERALFGAGGDVRQSLDRLNEETEQENYRRLLPGYVRRFVEKATPLLGLRIEGDPGGFFSFLPDRPRALDPLLPAMELHPPETREKLTVYKPDDATEAIWLHPGEPVYDRLAASILNRFGNDALRGAVFVDPKVEDPYLYHLALVTVNNRSDRPHATPGVLVDEETLEGREHPKNVETRLVGLRQTKDGTVEESPVEHLLLLRGAPGFPPSRIPLAALANRMAPEANAYAQKEVAENLEQAHRQRILDDLPGRLEFINHGFDLRNAELAETRARVSRKAREGDPRAQADLSEIKAHQRSLAAMRNRRLTTLQAEAENVRAGEVELLAHALVVPARDTEVVEQFDADVERIAVYVATAYEERFGAVVEDVSTPELARRVGLPDWPGFDLRSRRPAGLSAAGTSFDGEERAIEVKGRAGTGAIEMSENEWWKACNLRDRYWLYVVFDCATPRPRLVRIRDPFARLIMRDRESIAYTITPSVLMEAAEEAGTLS, encoded by the coding sequence ATGTCATCAGTTGAATCAGCGGTAGTGCCAGACGACTACTCACGAAGGATCAAAGACTCCAGGAACGTCAGGGGGCTTACGCAAGAGCAATTCGCCGACCTCGTCGGCGTCTCCTTCGCCACCGTCAACCGGTGGGAGAACGGACAGTCCCGTCCCAACAACCTCGCCTGGCAGCGCATCGTCGAACTCGACAACCAGTCGAGGCGGGAGTTGCTTGGCGTCCCGAAGGTATCGGAGGAAGAGTCCGCGTCTGCCTACCACGCTCTGGATTTCTCCGCCGACCCGAATGCGGTTTCCGCTGTCGCCGAAGCCCATCGCCTGGCTTACGGTCACCTTTTCAACACGGCTTTCGCGACGGAAACTTCACTCATAGATCCGCTTCCCCATCAACGAATCGCTGTCTACGAGCACATGCTCAAGCAGCAGCCGCTTCGATTCCTGCTGGCCGACGACGCAGGTGCGGGCAAGACAATTATGACGGGGCTGTACATCCGCGAGATGCTGTCCCGTCGGCTCATACGCCGCATCCTAATCGTACCACCCGCGGGACTGGTCGGGAACTGGGAGAGAGAGATGAGCAAGTTGTTCCGGCTGCGGTTCCACATCCTGACGGGCGCCGACGCGCGCGACGGCAATCCCTTTACTGGTCCGGAGAGCGATCTGATCATCGTCAGCATTGACACGCTGGCAGGCGAGCGGACGTTCGGACGGCTTCGGGAAACTACAACCGAACCGTATGACCTGGTCGTCTTCGACGAAGCCCACAAGCTCTCCGCCAACCGGGAACCGGACCTGCGCATAAGGAAGACAGACCGTTATAAACTGGCAGAGACGGTGGCCGGGGCCGGGGCACACGACGACTCCTGGAAACTGTACTGGTCTACCCGACACCTGTTGTTGCTGACGGCGACACCGCACATGGGTAAGGACTTTCCCTACTATTGCCTCTGGCGTTTGCTGGATCCGGATTCCCTGTCGACACAGGATGCCTTCGAGAGATTCCCGAACGAAGCCCGGCAGCGACATTTCATCCGACGCACAAAAGAGGAGATGGTCCGCTTCGACGGAACGCCCCTGTATCCTCAGCGGCAATGCGATACCCTGAGTTACGAACTCGACAAAGTACCTGGCGGCGAGCAGGAACTCTACGACGAAACGAGCGATTACATTCGAGACTACTACAACCGCGCTCAATATCTGAATCGATCAGCCGTGCGCCTTGCGATGAGCGTCTTCCAGCGCCGTCTCGCCAGTTCGACCTATGCGCTCCTCCGTTCTTTCGAGAGGCGATTAAAAAAGCTCGAAGGATTGATCCAGGACATCCGGGCCGGGCGGCTGACCGAAGACCAACTGCAACGGAACCAGCGCAAATTGGACAGGGAACTGGACGACGTCTTCGAGACGCATACGGCCGACGAAGAAACTTCGACGAGGGACGGCAGTGAGAAGCACGAATACTTCGAGGACGGAGCGATGGGCGGAACGGTGGCGGCCAACCTGGCCGAACTGGAGGCAGAGCGTCTGAAGGTAGACGGCCTCCTTCGCAAAGCGCGCGCACTCTTCGATTCCGGCAGGGAATCCAAATTTGAAACGCTTCGACAGGTCCTCGGGGATTCGAAATACGTCGATGAGAAGTTCATCATCTTCACGGAGCACCGCGATACGGCCACGTTCCTGGTCAGGCGGTTGGAGGGACTAGGCTTCACCGGACAGGTGGCGCAAATCCACGGCGGCATGCCGTACCGGGAGCGGGAACAGCAGGTCGCCTTCTTCAGGAAGACCGCCGACGTGGGCGGGGCCGGTTACCTGGTGGCGACCGACGCCGCAGGCGAGGGCATCAACCTCCAATTCTGCTGGCTGATGGTCAACTATGATATACCCTGGAACCCGGCTCGGCTCGAGCAGAGGATGGGCCGCATCCATCGCTATGGCCAGCAACACGATCCCGTCGTCATCGTTAATATGGTCGCTGGAAGAACCCGGGAAGGGCGCGTGATGAGTACGTTGTTGGATAAGCTCGAAGCCATGCGCAGGGAACTGGATTCAGACAAAGTATTCGACGTAATCGGACGCCTCTTCGAGGGCGTATCGTTCAGGGACTATCTCGAACAGGCCGTTACAGGGAGCGATCCGGACGCCCCCGTCCAACAGTTGGAAGGCAAACTTACCGAAGGACAGGTCCGGGCACTAGGCGAAAGAGAACGCGCACTCTTCGGGGCAGGAGGCGACGTCCGCCAAAGCCTCGATCGGCTTAACGAGGAGACGGAACAAGAAAACTACCGTCGGCTCCTTCCGGGATACGTCCGTCGATTCGTGGAGAAGGCGACCCCTTTGCTAGGTCTCCGTATAGAAGGCGACCCCGGCGGTTTCTTTTCCTTCCTGCCGGACCGTCCCCGGGCACTCGATCCGCTGCTGCCGGCGATGGAACTCCACCCGCCTGAAACCCGAGAGAAGCTGACCGTATACAAACCCGATGACGCAACCGAAGCGATCTGGCTTCATCCCGGTGAACCGGTCTATGACCGGCTCGCGGCTTCCATCCTGAACAGGTTCGGCAACGATGCACTCCGGGGCGCTGTCTTCGTCGATCCGAAGGTCGAGGATCCCTATCTCTACCATCTCGCACTCGTCACAGTCAATAACCGTTCGGACCGTCCGCATGCGACCCCGGGTGTCCTGGTCGACGAGGAGACGTTAGAAGGCCGCGAGCATCCGAAGAACGTCGAAACCCGCCTCGTAGGTCTGCGCCAGACCAAAGATGGAACGGTCGAAGAATCGCCGGTAGAGCACCTTCTCCTGTTGCGGGGCGCTCCGGGTTTCCCGCCGAGTCGGATCCCTCTCGCCGCACTGGCCAATCGGATGGCGCCCGAGGCCAACGCCTACGCACAAAAGGAAGTCGCAGAAAACCTCGAGCAAGCGCACCGTCAGCGGATACTGGACGATCTGCCCGGTCGGCTCGAGTTCATCAACCACGGATTCGACCTCCGGAACGCCGAACTGGCGGAGACCCGCGCCCGAGTCTCCAGGAAGGCCCGCGAAGGCGACCCGCGTGCGCAGGCGGACCTGTCCGAGATAAAGGCTCACCAGCGCAGTTTAGCCGCGATGCGCAACCGACGGCTGACGACATTGCAGGCAGAAGCGGAAAACGTCCGCGCGGGCGAGGTGGAACTCCTGGCACACGCCCTCGTCGTACCGGCCCGGGATACGGAGGTGGTCGAGCAATTTGACGCCGACGTCGAGCGCATCGCCGTATACGTTGCCACCGCCTATGAAGAACGCTTCGGCGCCGTGGTGGAAGACGTTTCGACGCCCGAACTCGCACGCCGGGTAGGGCTGCCCGACTGGCCGGGATTCGACCTGAGGTCGCGGCGTCCAGCGGGTCTTAGTGCTGCAGGTACCAGCTTTGACGGGGAAGAACGGGCCATCGAAGTCAAGGGCCGGGCAGGTACAGGCGCCATCGAAATGAGCGAAAACGAATGGTGGAAGGCCTGTAACCTCAGGGACCGGTATTGGCTTTATGTCGTCTTCGACTGCGCCACACCCCGGCCACGCCTAGTCAGGATCCGCGACCCCTTTGCCAGGTTAATCATGCGCGACCGGGAGTCGATAGCTTACACCATTACTCCATCGGTACTCATGGAGGCCGCCGAAGAGGCCGGAACGCTATCATGA
- a CDS encoding pyridoxal phosphate-dependent aminotransferase yields the protein MNYDFDQRINRNGTNSYKWDYVKRDGAIVPWDETDASRHEKPVLPLWVADMDFPCPQPVVDAVTEIASMGVYGYAFPPPSYYDSVVRWMKRRHDWSVDPDTICFTPGIVPALHMLVSAYTKPGDKVLVQPPVYYPFYNAIENLQTRPALNPLTYRDGRYYMDFDDLEAKCADPEVRMAILCHPHNPVGRIWTREELRRFGRICMDNDVLVVSDEIHGDLILGNRDFTPYATLGAEYEARSIICTSPSKTFNLAALQASNMMIPDPELREAFQQTVRSAGIFTLNPFGIAAVEAAYNDGGEWLEQLLAYLEGNYRFLESFFRERLPGIPVIETEGTYLVWVDFTSLGLDKDALQHLMMEDARVFLDEGYIFGPEGEGFERINIACPRSILAEALERIEAAVKGLDSI from the coding sequence ATGAACTATGATTTCGACCAGCGCATCAATCGCAACGGAACCAATTCGTACAAGTGGGACTATGTCAAGCGGGACGGCGCCATTGTCCCGTGGGACGAAACCGACGCCAGCCGGCACGAGAAACCCGTACTTCCGCTGTGGGTGGCGGACATGGACTTTCCGTGCCCGCAGCCGGTGGTGGATGCGGTGACCGAAATCGCAAGCATGGGCGTCTACGGATACGCCTTCCCGCCGCCGTCCTACTACGATTCCGTGGTACGGTGGATGAAGCGGCGCCATGACTGGTCCGTCGATCCCGACACCATCTGCTTCACCCCGGGCATCGTACCCGCCCTCCACATGCTGGTCTCGGCCTACACGAAACCCGGCGACAAGGTGCTGGTGCAGCCACCGGTGTACTATCCCTTCTACAACGCCATCGAGAATCTGCAGACGCGACCGGCGTTGAACCCGCTGACCTACCGGGACGGCCGCTACTACATGGACTTCGACGATCTCGAAGCCAAATGTGCCGACCCGGAGGTCAGGATGGCCATCCTCTGCCATCCCCATAATCCGGTAGGCCGTATCTGGACCCGGGAGGAGTTGCGACGCTTCGGCAGGATCTGCATGGACAACGACGTGCTGGTCGTGTCCGACGAGATCCACGGCGACCTGATCCTGGGGAACCGGGACTTTACGCCCTACGCCACGCTGGGCGCGGAATACGAGGCGCGATCGATCATCTGCACCTCGCCCAGCAAGACCTTCAACCTCGCCGCGCTGCAGGCGTCGAACATGATGATCCCCGACCCGGAACTCCGGGAGGCTTTTCAGCAGACCGTCCGCAGCGCCGGCATCTTCACGCTGAATCCCTTCGGCATCGCGGCCGTCGAGGCCGCCTACAACGACGGCGGGGAATGGCTGGAGCAACTGCTGGCCTACCTGGAAGGGAACTACCGGTTCCTCGAATCCTTCTTCAGGGAACGGCTACCCGGCATACCTGTCATCGAAACCGAGGGCACCTATCTCGTGTGGGTGGATTTCACGAGCCTGGGCCTGGACAAGGACGCCCTTCAGCACCTCATGATGGAAGACGCGCGCGTCTTTCTCGATGAAGGGTACATCTTCGGCCCCGAGGGCGAGGGCTTCGAACGGATCAACATCGCCTGCCCCCGGTCGATCCTCGCCGAGGCGCTGGAAAGGATCGAGGCGGCGGTGAAGGGGCTGGATTCTATCTAA
- a CDS encoding mandelate racemase/muconate lactonizing enzyme family protein, producing the protein MKITEIKTADVTVPSGYTYHYIRVYTDEGVYGTGETSHVDPGWRDSTRHMAKMIIGMDPRDVDACFELIRRRYIFMGGAGGTSISALTGIEIALWDLAGKAQGVPVYRLLGGKYRDRVRLYVDSAHADYNERAAEVNERGFTAIKFDLDDAQNPHKLDPWNWSVTPDELKSLVDQAYAIREGIGPSLDLAIDLHGRYDATAGMKMAHEFEPLNLLWLEEPVPPENIDALAKITQATGTPICVGENLYLRHGFRDLLQQQAADIIMPDISKCGGLSECRKIANMAELYYVPFAPHNNSSALSTVGDAHVCASVPNFLVLEFHRFDDPTWDDVLATEESVIQDGHVVLTEAPGLGVELNEEFLASQMPEGEALWQ; encoded by the coding sequence ATGAAGATTACCGAGATCAAAACTGCCGATGTAACCGTACCGTCCGGATACACGTACCACTACATTCGCGTATACACTGACGAGGGCGTGTACGGTACGGGGGAAACCAGTCATGTCGACCCCGGCTGGCGGGACTCGACCCGCCACATGGCGAAGATGATCATCGGCATGGACCCCCGCGACGTGGACGCCTGCTTCGAACTCATTCGCCGAAGGTACATTTTCATGGGCGGCGCGGGCGGCACCTCCATCTCGGCGCTGACCGGCATCGAGATCGCGCTCTGGGACCTCGCCGGCAAGGCCCAGGGCGTACCGGTATACCGACTCCTGGGCGGCAAGTACCGAGACCGGGTCAGGCTGTACGTGGACAGCGCGCACGCCGACTACAACGAGCGCGCCGCGGAGGTGAATGAACGGGGTTTCACGGCGATCAAGTTCGATCTCGACGATGCGCAGAACCCCCACAAGCTGGACCCCTGGAACTGGTCGGTCACGCCCGACGAACTGAAGTCCCTCGTGGACCAGGCCTACGCGATCCGGGAGGGCATCGGCCCGTCTCTCGACCTGGCCATCGACCTCCACGGCCGGTACGACGCGACTGCCGGGATGAAGATGGCCCATGAATTCGAGCCGCTGAACCTCCTGTGGCTCGAGGAACCGGTGCCGCCGGAGAATATCGATGCGCTGGCCAAGATCACCCAGGCCACGGGGACGCCCATCTGCGTCGGCGAGAATCTCTATCTCCGCCATGGATTCAGGGATCTGCTACAGCAGCAGGCCGCCGATATCATCATGCCGGATATCTCGAAGTGCGGAGGCCTGTCGGAATGCCGCAAGATCGCCAACATGGCCGAGCTGTACTACGTGCCCTTCGCCCCGCACAACAACTCAAGCGCACTGAGCACGGTCGGCGACGCCCATGTCTGTGCGAGCGTACCGAACTTCCTCGTGCTCGAGTTTCACCGGTTCGACGACCCGACGTGGGACGACGTGCTGGCGACGGAGGAGTCGGTCATCCAGGATGGACACGTGGTATTGACGGAAGCGCCCGGACTGGGCGTGGAACTGAACGAGGAGTTTCTCGCGTCGCAGATGCCGGAAGGGGAAGCGTTGTGGCAGTGA
- a CDS encoding Gfo/Idh/MocA family oxidoreductase produces the protein MIRVGSIGLGGMGSHQARAFNGVEGCELVAGADPSPEMRARFAETFPGTKLFDSTEAIVNSGEVDAVVIAVPTGLHCAAALTALDAGIPVLVEKPMARTVEECRRLNETADRNNTFIMVAHCRRFDPHWKSWGAYVASGKLGSPILWRNAMAGFGPGRWYMDHDMGGGPLMDGAVHNYDFANFLFGDPESVLSSSINFEPDSSALDTCSAIVRYRNGNQLLMSWSWAARGNGLHDIIGPKGFIQFGTGDLPDPEDTESHQYCCFTDREGEQTLIKSKSEPDMYALQAEHFLSCVRGDVTCLSPGTEAIKAIAVADAILQAGPGGEAREVAWT, from the coding sequence ATGATCAGGGTGGGTTCCATCGGACTTGGCGGCATGGGGTCGCACCAGGCCAGGGCTTTTAACGGGGTTGAAGGTTGCGAGCTGGTCGCGGGCGCCGATCCGTCTCCTGAAATGCGGGCACGGTTTGCCGAGACCTTCCCGGGCACGAAGCTGTTTGATTCCACGGAGGCCATCGTCAACAGCGGTGAGGTGGACGCCGTCGTGATCGCCGTGCCGACCGGCCTGCACTGCGCAGCGGCATTGACCGCCCTCGATGCGGGCATCCCGGTGCTGGTGGAAAAGCCCATGGCGCGCACGGTGGAGGAATGCCGGCGGCTCAACGAGACGGCGGATCGCAACAACACCTTCATCATGGTCGCCCACTGCCGCCGTTTCGATCCCCACTGGAAGTCCTGGGGTGCGTACGTGGCCTCGGGAAAGCTGGGATCGCCCATCCTGTGGCGCAACGCCATGGCCGGGTTCGGGCCGGGACGCTGGTACATGGACCACGACATGGGAGGCGGACCCCTGATGGACGGCGCCGTCCACAACTACGACTTCGCCAATTTCCTCTTCGGCGATCCCGAAAGCGTCCTGTCCAGTTCGATCAACTTCGAGCCCGATTCATCCGCCCTGGACACCTGTTCCGCCATCGTACGCTACAGGAACGGCAACCAGTTGCTCATGTCATGGAGCTGGGCGGCCCGGGGAAACGGGCTGCACGATATCATCGGGCCAAAGGGATTCATCCAGTTCGGCACCGGGGATCTGCCCGATCCGGAAGACACCGAATCCCACCAGTACTGCTGTTTCACGGACCGGGAAGGCGAACAGACCCTGATCAAGTCGAAATCGGAACCCGACATGTACGCCTTGCAGGCGGAGCATTTCCTGTCCTGCGTGCGCGGAGACGTCACCTGCCTGTCGCCGGGCACGGAGGCGATCAAGGCCATCGCCGTGGCGGATGCGATCCTGCAGGCCGGACCCGGAGGAGAAGCGCGGGAGGTGGCCTGGACGTGA